Genomic DNA from Telopea speciosissima isolate NSW1024214 ecotype Mountain lineage chromosome 2, Tspe_v1, whole genome shotgun sequence:
CACTGATATAAAATAAATCTCGATGTTTTTTAGTGGCAACATtgttttttttgcaaaaaaaaaaaaatctcttagtTTGCAGGGTTTCAAACTATAGACACTCCAGGGAGGGTGTAccattaggggtgtaaatgaatagccgaaatccgtttccgtatccgtgtccgtattcgtttagcactattcgaatccgtccgaaagctaaacagatgcggatatggataggctatagctatccgaaaagctatatttacatgtaaacggataaaatatccaatctgtatccgtgtccgtatccgtgtagcattatccgaatccgtccgaaagctaatcgaatgcggatgcggatatagcattatccgagccgaatccgatctgtttacagccCTATGTACCATGGGGTTGCAGCCAATATTAATGTGTACAATCCAGCAGTTCAAGCCGGGGAATATAGTGCAGCTCTAATTTCCATTGAAAGTGGACATGCGAATGAGCGGAATTATATTCAGTTTGGATGGATGGTATGTCTACCTATGTGTTATCTTATGGGATAACATGATAGGCTAATAAgactgtattttttttatttttctttattaataatcaaaattattcacatgcacacacatgaaaataaattaaataaatcaaacGAGAGAATTAGACgtaattgattttaattttttgacttTTATAGGTAAACCCATCTTTATATGGAGATAGCAAAACTCGGCTATTTACTTATTGGACGGTATGTTCTTAATacgttttcttttttcttatcagATCCTTAATCtttgaaacaagaaaataaaaatgattatttattggttaaaaaaaaatgattatgcATCTTCATTTCATCTTATGTTTCATTAGAGGGATAATCATCAAACAACAGGTTGCTTCAATATACGCTGCACGAGCTTTGTACAAATTAATAAAAATGTACCGCTCGACTCTGTTTTCATAACCATATCAAAGGTAGATAAAGAGCAATTCAATATGAGACTAGGAGTGTACCAGGTAAAAAATTTCTTCTTGTGATACTACATTAAATGATTTTTaactttttgaaaatttttttttttttatccatgcATCAAATAGATTTTGCGCATAAGACAactaacaaaaaattaacacaaTCTTGTTGAAAACCAACCTTGGTGAAAACAAgattttttccatatatatatatatatataatataatttttgcatttatttaaaaaaagttCCAAAATGATCTTCTCACAATCAATTTAAGTTATATGTATTGTTGTTCCATGACATAGGATGAGAAGATAAAAGTTTGGTACTTGATACTTGGTGAAAAAGGGGAATTGATTGGTTATTGACCGTCAACGATATTGAATCATTTAGCAAGTGGAGCAgagtatttattttttggaggagAAGTGTACAGCCCACATTCACAACAACACAGTCCAGAGATGGGAAGCGGTACTTGGGCTAACGGATGGTATAATGCAACCTGTTACTTCAGAAGAGTCATAGACCTTGACGCAAACTACACACTACGGGATCCCGATAAAGCCTACATACAAGCAATTGAGTCTCGTTGCTATTTAGCTGCTGATAATTCATATAAAGATGATTATTGGCGATACAGCTTCAACTTTGGTGGCACTGGTGGCTCTGCTAAAacttgtgttggttaattatCCTTGATGATCGACTTGCCTATAATATATGTCCAATATTCCTAAGGTTTCAATAATAATTTCAATAAATTTAATTGTCTAATCAACGATGGCCTCTATTGTtgttaggggtgtaaatgaatagtcaaaatccgtttccgtatccgtttagcactatccggatccgtccgaaagctaaacgaatgcggatacggatagaatatagctatccgaaaagctatatttacatgtaaacggataaaatatccgatccgtatctgtgtccgtatccgttgagcactatccaaatccgtctgaTAGccaatcggatgcggatgcggatgcggatatagcactatccgagtcgaatccgatccatttacagccctaattaTTGTTCAGTTAACTTGAGTTGGGCTCCATGAGTTAGGGTTAAGGTTGAGACATTGGGCTTAGCCTACCTTGTTTgctgataaacccaaattttaAACAAGCATCCATCCTAATCCTTTTTTATAGATTGCATCAAACTTCACCACTATATTGAATTTTCATGACAAAATACTTTTCCAATCACGAAGGTCGTGCTTGACGCTTTGGTTAAGTGTTCACTTGCTAAACATTTGGTCATAGGTTCAAGTCATGAAAACAAGGGTATGGCTGCGTAtattgaccctccccagatcctgCCTACacacgggagccttgtgcactacgTACGACCCTTTTAATACTTTCCCAATCACATAATGAATGATAGTGGTGGACTAGGTTACAAGTTCTAACACTGAATAAAAAATATCGTCACTAACATTAGTCTCCAATATATTGactaagggaaaaaaaaaaaaaaaggtcaaaccaaaatgattgaagaaaagaaatttaaaagctGAGAATTAGATTACTATCTCTACTTTTGGGAGGGACTGGGAGGAGGTAAAAAGGAAAACTATACCTTGATTGTTCTGATAGCAGCAGGCATGTGTAGGAATCTAAGTTGTCTTTCAAACTCTAAATAATCATCTTCTTAAGATATGCTTATCCTCCCTTCCACCCTGCTATCACCACTCAGAATTTCATAAACTACCACAAAAGCAACCTCTAGCATAGCCTTTCTAAGAGCTCCAAAGGCCGTCATGTGAACTATGTCTCTGAACTATGGAACTGATGACTAGAAACTCTAAAAAGACAATATAATAACAAACAATACACTATTATATTTTCCTTATTTCCAATTACACATCAAATTAATTGTATCAAGTAAGAACTACTTtatccaaaaaagaagaaaattaactaGGAATTATGCATGTAAGGTGCTCAGGTTAATTACCAAGAAGAATCTTTTGCAAACAAAGTTTGGTAGTATGGAAATGATAAGAGCTTGCTCAATAGAACTGCACAAATCAGTTGATgggctttctctttctctgttctgAATATTGTAGACACCGAATTTTGCCCTCCCCTAAGAAAATTCCAAATGAGCCATTCAGGCGTGTCTCCCTGACTAGAGCAACATAATTTTCCTCCGATGTCTACACCATCAGATAGTACACACGAAAAGATTTATTTGAAACTAATAGAATATACAGGCAATACTATCAGCTAACAAAATGAACCATAACCCTAGCATCTTAGTTGCCTATCTCAGCCCAacctagggccgggttgggcttgtGTTAAGTTAAGAGGACTCAagattgggctagggttttaaaggAGGAGAGGTGAAGAACGGTGATGATCGGAGGAAGAAATTCCTAGAGATGGGAGCTCTGATTACATATTTTAGTTTCAGAGGATTGCAGAGTGAGTCTGCGGAAGCTGGGCGATCCATATTGAGCACAGTTTAAAAAGTGGAATTGACGGAGAGTCAttgaaagtgaagaagaaagtGGAATCGATAAGATTTGTTTCCTTGCGTGAGGATTTCTGCTATGGATGTATGAGGTGACGTCGCCCTCGCTTATTTCGCATTTTTTCTGTTTGCAAGGAAACAAGTCTTATtgattccactttctttttcactttcagAGTCTGATAATGATCCATATTTAATGGCGTGACTCTCCGTCGATTCCACTTTTTAAACTGTGCTCACTACGGATCGCCGCTTCCACAGGGACAGACTCTGTAATCCTCTGAATTTCCCAAGGCTCTGATCATTTAAATGGTGTTAGTGGATTCACTAGAAGGAATCTGTGTCCTACTCGCCTTCTAGGATTTTTTATTCTTACCTATTgtatttccattctttttatgtctcttattttccttttattgtaaATCTCCTAAATCTTATCCCTTATTCACAGGGATACATATCTTGTACTATTTGGGTATTTAACCCCACATAGAATAATGAATAATCTATCCAATTCTCTTCAACGTGAATTCCTTCTTCACATGGTATCAATTTAGCAGGTTCACAGATCCTTCTtccacgttttttttttcttttgctctgTATACAGAGCAAGTTTCATCcatcattaatttattttttcaccGTAGGGGAGAACACTGATATTTCTTCCATTGATATCTCTTCTTCGTCTAATTCTACCATCGATGCCCATTCTCCTTATCATCTTCACCATTCTAATAATCTGGGCACTGTTCTTGTGCCTACCCCTCTCACTGGGGACAACTATCCTACTTGGAAACGCGCGATGCATATGGCTCTCTATGCGAAGAACAAAATGATGTTCGTCGACTGTTCTCTCGTCAAGCCATCGTCCCTGCCTTCCGCTGTTCAGCTCTAGGACCGCTGTAACTTCATGGTACTCTCCTGGATCTTAAACGTTCTCTCCAAACCATTGGCTGACAGTGTTATCTATGTCGAGACTGCTTCTTCTGTCTGGAAAGATCTCGAGGAACATTTTTCTCGCACCAATGCTCCTCGGGTTTTCCACCTTAAACGTTCCATCGCCACGATCCAGCACGGCATGGACTCTCTGGTTGATTATTTTACTCGGCTGAAAGTCTTGTGGGATGAGTTAGCCTCTCATGCCCCCACCGTCACTTGCATATGTGGGGCTCCTATTGCTCCTCAATCGACTGCTCAGGAGGAGCGTGTTTATCAGTTTCTCATGGGTCTGTCTCTCTGACGGATACGCTGCTCTCTGTTCTCAGATCCTCACCATGGATCCTTTACCTGATGTTAATCGCAATTACCATCTCATCCTTCAAGAGGAGCAGCAGCGTCCACTCACCATCCCTACTGTGCCCGACACTGCTGCTATGGTTGTTTCTAAAGATGCTCGCTCCTCTCCATCATCCTCTGGCCAGCCTCAGAAACGTCCATGGTGTGACCACTGTCCGCACCATGGTCACTGGTGCAACACTTGCTATGTCCTTCATGGTTTTCCACCAGGGCAGCAACGCCCTACTCGGCGATCTCCTTCTAGCTGTGAACCCAACCAGGCTCACACTCATGCTGCTGCTGCCCACCAGGCTCACGCTCATGTTGCTGCTGCCCACCAGGTCCATGCTCATGCTGCTGCTACACCGCCAGTCCAGCAGCCTACCCCAGCTTCTACAATGCCTTCCACGCCTTTGTCTGGTCTTTCTCATGACCAGGTTCAGCAACTTCTGAACCTTCTGCACATTACTGCATCACCATCCGGAGCTCATATGGCAGGTACTGCAGCCAACCTTTCCTTTTAGGTATGCATTCTTCGTCTTGGATACTCAACAGTGGGGCGACCAACCATATGTCTTGTGACCTTTCCGGTCTTTCTCATCCTCACCCCCTCCACGCTGCTTCACCTGTTCGCTTGCCGACTGGTGCGAATCTTCCCACCACCCACCATGGATTTAAAACTCTTAGCCCTACTGTTACATTGCAtgatgttttacatgttcctgcttttcaattcaatttaatttccattagtAAGCTCACCTCTTCCCTCAATTGCTCTATCaccttttttccctctttttgcattttgCAGGACCAGTCCGCGAAGAGGCTGATTGGGGTGGGCACGATGCGTGATGGCTTATACTATTTCACCCCTCCTTCATCACCTTCTCCCATTGCTTCTACGGTTGGGCGTCCTCCACCATCTCCACTGTGGCACTTTCGTCTCGGGCATCCCTCTCCAGGTTGTCTTCGTCGTTTACTTCCTTTGCTTCCTACTATTCCAACTATTACAAATAATTTTGTTTCCCCATCCCCTTGCAATGTTTGTCATTTATCAAAACAGACTCGTCTCCCTTTTAATTTAAGCAATAATCGTAGCACGGACCCCTTCGCTTTAATTCATTGCGATATCTAGGGGGGGTTACCCTATTGTATCCCTTTCTGGCGCGCATTATTTTTTAACCCTCATAGATGATTATTCCCGTAGTGtttgggtttatcttatgcGACATAAATCTGAAACTTATGCCATTTTCACCAGTTTATATCACATGATCCACACGTAGTTTAATTGTAAACTACGCACTTTTTGGACTGATAAtggattagaattttttttcccgtCCTATGCAACAGTTTTATTCCCTCCATGGCATAATCCACCAGCATTCCTATGTTGTcactcctcaacagaatggtgtggcagagcaCAACCACCATCATCTTCTTGAGGTTGCTCGCACTCTCCGTTTTCAGGGCCATCTTCCCCTCAAATTGTGGGGTGACTGCGTCCTTACTGCGGCTTATTTAATTAACTACACACCCACCCCCAACCTTGACGGGAAATCCCCTCACCAATTcctttttaatcaaaacccctctTATGACCATGTTCGTGTGTTTGGTTGTTTATGCTATGCTCACAGCCACCCCCTGGCCGTTCTAAATTGGACCCCCATgctatgtgttgcatcttcattGGTTACCCTTTTCATCAAATGGGTTATCGCCTTTATGATCTCTCCACTCACTAAACTTTTGTTTCTCGCGATGTCACATTTCACGAGtttgtttttcccttctcttccatctCACCCACCCCTTCCACCACTGTTCTCCCCAACCCTATGCCCGATGACTCTTCTCCTCCCTTGTTGCCTGCAGCTCCACCATCGTTGTTCGTGGACCCTCCCTCCATACGTGACACTATTGCCATTGTAGCCCTTCCCTCCCCACCCTTAGCCCCTCCTCCCTTCCGGCGTTCTGACCGAACCCGTTCCAAACCCGTACGTCTCCATGACTATGTTTGTACTTCGGTCACGTCATCCCCCTCACCCACGGTCACGTCTTCAGCGGCAGGTTGTATCTCCTATCCTCTTCATCATTATATCAATTATACTAATTTATCCCCTTCCCATTGTGCTTTTCTTTCTGCAATTAGTAATGATCATGAGCCCTCTACATACACTGAAGCATCTAAATACCCCCACTGGCGTAATGCCATGACGGATGAAATTAATGCACTTGAACGGAATAACACTTGATCTTTGCAGTCTCTTCCTGCAGGTAAGAAGCCGATTGGGTGTAAGTGGGTTTATAAGGTCAAGCGTCGGGCTGATGGTACCATCGAGCTGTTCAAAGCCCGCCTCATTGCCAAAGGCTATACCCAGCAGGAGGGCTTGGACTATACTGACACTTTCGCCCCTGTTGCTAAATTACTCACTGTTCGTAGCCTTCTTACCGTCGCGGCTGTTCGTGGTTGGCACCTTCACCAGTTAGATGTTAATAATGCTTTTCTGCATGGTGACCTATATGAGGAAATTTATATGAGACTTCCAGCAGGTTATCCCAAGCAGGGGGAGAACCGGTTCTGCAGGCTTCAGAAGTCattatatggcctcaaacaggctTCCCGTAACTGGTTTGCAACTTTATCACAGACTCTCATCACTGCTGGTCATGTTCAGTCTTCGCCTGATCACTCTCTCTTTACTCGCCGCACACCCTCTAGCTACACTGCGGTTCTTgtttacgttgatgatattattctCGCTGGGGATAATGCTTCTGCCATTCAGGGCCTTATTCGGTTTCTTGATCAACGTTTTCACCTCAAGGATCTAGGTCGCCTCAAATACTTTCTCGGCATTGAAGTTGCTCGCCACCCGACCGGGATTTTATTAACCAGCGGAAATATACATTGGAGATCCTTTCGACTTCTGGTCTTCTGGCATCTAAACCGGTTGATTTTCGCATGGAACTGAATCACCGCTTATCCCTTGACTCAGGTCCTCTGCTTGACGA
This window encodes:
- the LOC122650775 gene encoding uncharacterized protein LOC122650775, whose product is MVLSWILNVLSKPLADSVIYVETASSVWKDLEEHFSRTNAPRVFHLKRSIATIQHGMDSLVDYFTRLKVLWDELASHAPTVTCICGAPIAPQSTAQEERVYQFLMGLSL